One Paenibacillus riograndensis SBR5 DNA segment encodes these proteins:
- the ilvC gene encoding ketol-acid reductoisomerase: protein MAVTTYYEQDAELSVLKGKTIAVIGYGSQGHAQAQNLRDSGLQVVIGLREGKSFETAKNDGFEVLPVAEAVSRADVVQILMPDETQASVYKNEIEPNLKNGAALMFSHGFNVHFGQIVAPKDADVLLVAPKSPGHMVRRTYVEGFGVPGLIAIEQNATGNAQAIGLAYAKGIGCTRAGVIETSFREETETDLFGEQAVLCGGVSALIKAGFETLTEAGYAPEMAYFECLHEMKLIVDLVYEGGLATMRDSISNTAEYGDYVTGPRIITDETKKAMKAVLSDIQQGKFARDFILENQSGRAFLTATRRNEAAHPVEVVGSQLREMMHWIKK from the coding sequence ATGGCAGTGACAACGTACTATGAACAGGATGCAGAACTTAGTGTACTAAAAGGGAAGACAATTGCAGTAATCGGGTACGGCAGCCAAGGGCATGCCCAGGCACAGAACCTGCGTGACAGCGGTCTTCAGGTTGTCATCGGCCTGCGCGAAGGCAAATCGTTCGAAACCGCCAAGAATGACGGCTTTGAAGTGCTGCCGGTAGCTGAAGCAGTATCCCGTGCGGATGTAGTGCAAATTCTGATGCCGGACGAAACTCAGGCATCCGTCTATAAAAATGAAATCGAGCCGAACCTCAAAAACGGCGCAGCGCTGATGTTCTCCCACGGCTTCAACGTTCATTTCGGCCAAATCGTGGCACCTAAGGATGCGGATGTGCTGCTGGTAGCACCGAAATCCCCGGGCCACATGGTTCGCCGCACTTATGTTGAAGGCTTCGGCGTTCCCGGCCTGATCGCGATTGAACAAAATGCAACCGGCAATGCCCAAGCGATTGGCCTTGCTTATGCCAAAGGCATCGGCTGTACACGTGCAGGGGTTATCGAAACCTCATTCCGTGAAGAAACCGAAACCGATCTGTTCGGTGAACAGGCCGTTCTGTGCGGCGGCGTATCCGCGCTGATCAAAGCCGGCTTCGAGACACTTACTGAAGCAGGTTATGCTCCTGAAATGGCATATTTCGAATGTCTGCATGAAATGAAGCTGATTGTTGACCTTGTGTATGAAGGCGGACTTGCCACCATGCGCGATTCCATCAGCAACACTGCTGAGTACGGTGACTATGTAACAGGCCCGCGCATCATTACTGACGAAACCAAAAAGGCAATGAAAGCAGTGCTCAGCGATATCCAGCAAGGTAAATTCGCCCGCGACTTTATCCTTGAGAATCAATCCGGCCGTGCATTCCTGACGGCTACCCGCCGCAACGAAGCCGCTCATCCGGTTGAAGTTGTAGGCAGCCAGCTGCGTGAAATGATGCACTGGATTAAGAAATAG
- a CDS encoding 2-isopropylmalate synthase yields the protein MRKIYVFDTTLRDGEQSPGVNLNTREKVEIAYQLEKLGIDRMEAGFPAASPGDLAAVNAVARAVKNVTLIGLSRSRESDIDAVREALQGAQDPCIHLFLATSPIHRQHKLRMEKAQVLETAQAAIRYAKKYFSKLEFSLEDAGRTERDFMAEMVAMAIREGANVVNIPDTVGYLNPSEYGAIFKFLKDTVPDIEKVQLSAHCHNDLGMATANTLAAIQNGADQIEGTINGIGERAGNTAIEEVALALETRSEFFDAKTSLVLSEISRTSRLVSRLTGMVVPGNKAIVGANAFAHESGIHQDGMLKEKTTYEIMTPETIGLKESKLVLGKHSGRHAFRDKLRDLGYDLLEEELNAAFAKFKDLADKKKEVSDEDILALLEEKLLDTPEVFSLQTIYVTYGNEATPSATITIKGPEPQPIVAVAEGNGSVDAIYNAIDQATREEVTLGDYSIKAVSRGKDAQGEVHVVLSQGEVAAQGRGLSTDILEASARAYLNALNKLLEKRKTYTKRDHANL from the coding sequence TTGCGGAAAATATATGTATTCGACACGACGCTGCGTGACGGAGAGCAGTCGCCGGGGGTGAACCTCAATACAAGGGAAAAGGTAGAGATTGCCTACCAGCTTGAGAAGCTGGGGATCGACCGGATGGAGGCGGGATTTCCCGCAGCTTCGCCAGGAGATCTGGCTGCAGTGAATGCTGTGGCGAGAGCAGTGAAGAATGTAACGCTGATCGGCCTCTCCCGCTCCAGAGAAAGCGACATTGATGCAGTTCGTGAAGCGCTTCAAGGGGCACAGGACCCGTGTATTCATCTGTTCCTGGCGACTTCACCGATTCACCGGCAGCATAAGCTGCGTATGGAAAAGGCCCAGGTGCTGGAAACTGCACAGGCCGCCATCCGTTATGCCAAAAAATACTTCTCCAAGCTGGAGTTCTCACTTGAGGATGCTGGCCGCACCGAACGCGACTTCATGGCTGAAATGGTGGCAATGGCGATCCGGGAGGGGGCAAATGTAGTCAATATTCCGGATACTGTAGGCTATTTGAACCCATCGGAATATGGTGCGATCTTCAAATTTCTTAAGGACACCGTGCCGGATATTGAGAAGGTTCAGCTTAGCGCCCACTGTCATAATGATCTGGGTATGGCTACAGCGAACACGCTCGCTGCCATCCAGAATGGTGCCGACCAGATCGAAGGCACCATCAACGGGATCGGCGAACGTGCGGGGAATACCGCTATTGAAGAAGTGGCTTTGGCGCTGGAGACACGCAGCGAGTTTTTTGATGCCAAAACGTCCCTGGTGCTGTCCGAAATCTCCCGTACCAGCCGTCTGGTCAGCAGGCTGACAGGCATGGTCGTCCCTGGCAACAAGGCGATTGTCGGGGCCAACGCGTTTGCCCACGAGTCGGGAATTCACCAGGACGGCATGCTGAAGGAGAAGACCACCTACGAAATCATGACTCCAGAAACCATCGGGCTCAAAGAGAGCAAGCTGGTGCTTGGCAAGCATTCCGGGCGCCATGCGTTCCGCGACAAGCTCAGGGATCTGGGTTATGACCTTTTGGAGGAGGAACTGAACGCAGCGTTTGCCAAGTTCAAGGACTTGGCCGATAAGAAAAAGGAAGTATCGGATGAGGACATTCTGGCGCTGCTGGAAGAAAAACTGCTCGATACACCAGAGGTGTTCAGCCTGCAGACGATTTATGTTACTTACGGCAATGAGGCCACCCCATCAGCGACGATAACGATTAAAGGGCCGGAGCCGCAGCCGATTGTTGCGGTTGCTGAAGGCAATGGCTCGGTTGATGCCATTTACAACGCCATTGACCAGGCGACCCGTGAGGAAGTTACGCTGGGCGATTATTCCATCAAGGCCGTGAGTAGAGGCAAAGACGCCCAGGGTGAGGTTCACGTAGTGTTGTCTCAGGGCGAGGTTGCTGCGCAGGGCCGCGGGCTCAGTACCGATATTCTGGAGGCAAGCGCCAGAGCCTATCTGAACGCGCTGAACAAGCTGCTGGAGAAACGGAAAACCTATACAAAGCGTGATCACGCGAATCTGTAA